cccaaactcctggccttctGTGGTTTCCCTTTGTTCCAGAAACACAGATGTGTCTAAAGACTTGgtgtccccttccctctcctcccccacccGCCACTCCTGAGTACATCTGGGCCGTGGACTGACATCTGATCTTGGTCCTGGCCGAGCAAGCAGCCCGGAGGTTCAGAAAGTCCCCCTGGGGACTCCTCCATCTTGGGCAGCTCTGGCTCAAACAGGCCGAGAAACCCAGTTCTCCTGGGCCAAGGATCCCTTCTGGCAAAGCTGCTGCTCCGCCGCCCGGTTCCCCGGCACCAGACATCGCCCTGGCCCTGCTGGCCCGGGTCTCCGGGAAGGAGGAGCGAGGGAATGACGGAGGTGGGGTGCAGGGTCAGGGCTCCCGCAGGGGCCTGCATCTGGCCAGCAGGTCACAGGGATGCGCAGGGGGACCCCTTCTGTTCCAGAGTGAACATAGCACACACTCTCCTGGCTGGGCCTCAGAGGGAACAGCCAAGGAGAAGAATGGCCCAAGGAACTAGGAAGCAGCcatgggagaggggaggggttCAAGCCCGGATGGGCCCGCGTGGCGTCGATGGGTCCTGCGGCCCCCTTGCCCAACCTCGGGTTTAGAGAGCAGCGTTCACAGTGTTTgtgtgggggcgggggagggaagAGGCAGCAGCCCCGCCCCCGCCATCTGTTCTCCATCAGTGTGCGCGGCCCAGCCTTTTCCACCCCCGGGAGGCGGCTCCTGAGAAACAGGGAAGAAGGGGCGGAGCACCTGGACATCTCCCAGAAGCCCCTCCACGTTTGAAAATGCGCCTCCTCCCCGGAGACAGACGCGTGGGTGCCACCTAGTGGTTGGTGGAGGTAACAGCTGGCCCCAGTCTTCCGCCTGGCCCTCTTCCTGGGGTGATTTTCCTCGGTGGAGGAGGCCAGTGGGGTCCCAACATGGAATAACCGTGGGCCGTATGTATGGTGTCGCTCTCCTCTAAGGTCTAACGGGCACAAACGTCCCCAGGCTGGGCTCATTCCCATCGTGAGTGAGCCCAGGTGAGGACACAATCGGTTCCCGTTTGTTGTATGCCCTTTCCGGGTTCCTTCTCAGCTCCCTCATCTGTAAACCGAGGAGGTGGATAAGATGCTCCTgcccggacgtggtggctcaggtctgtaatcccagcactttgggaggccgaggcgggcggattattgcctgagctcaggagttcgaaaccacctGGGCAAACAGgggaaccccccccccccccaccccacccccgtctctactaaaatacaaaaaaaaattagccaggtgtagtggcgcgtgcctgtaatcccagctactaggaggctgaggcgggagaatcgcttgagcccgggaggcggaggttgcagtgagccgggattgtgccactgcactccagcttgggcgacagagtgagactccgtctcaaaaaagaaaaaaaaaaaggtgttccTCTGAGGTCCCTCCTGCGCTCATCTTCTGAGTCTGGGGCTCCACACCTTAAATCATACTCGAATGCAGGACAAGTCCTAAATATTTGCCCCTTCCCttgagtaatttattttctgtatggaCTGTCTCTCCCCTAGAGGCTTCCCCAccctccatgcctggcccaggtGAGCGGCTTGGCAGGTCTCCAAGTGGAACCCGGTCCAGACAAGGCTGCCTCGACTTCACCTTCCCCCCTGACTTCCTCCAAGGGATGCTGCCCCTTCTTAGCCCCCTACGTGTGTATGTTGGTGGGAGGCACAGGGGATGGATGTTCTAGAAATGAGTAAGACACAGTGCCCACCCCAAGTTAGGATGAAAAATGTTCCAGAGGTTTTTAAGAAATTGGATTAAGCTGGGTCCCTGACTTCAAGAAATTCCCATTATGCTCCTTCTCGCCTCTCTCTTTTGCTAATTATGGAAAATAGGGCCCATTTCATCATAGCCTCCTTCCCCCGTGCTCCACTACAATCGCCGCATTCTTTTCTAGCTGCAGCTGGTTTCTCCAAGGCTCCTGCTTAAAGTCCATGCGTTATGGTGCGTTATGGCCGAAAGCAACCTGGTGCTTCGGCCTGGATAAGAGCTCCTTCTGCATCTTATTCACAGCTTGCAACCTCAGCCCCTTTGATGAGGCCCTCAGGGGAGAGGTCATTCCCTCCATCCTGCAAACCCAGACTCATTTAGCAGCAACGCAATCACATTCATCCCACTGCCCAATCTAGACTATGTCTGCTCTCCATCGCCCTCTGCAGCTCTAAGCCAAAGGGGATGCAAGGTAAATTGGCTTTACAGGCTCccctcccccaaacacacacacaatgggcTGGTTTCTTTTGAGTTTAAAAAAGCCCCCTTCTCCATGCACAAGTTCATTCCCTCCATGCTGTTGTCATCGACATATACAGGTGTGTATGTAGGTGTACATGTGTACTCTGCACGTATATCTCTTCTCTCTTGAAGACCGTGTTAACTTTGTGAAATAACTTCCACATTTCAACACGCTTCACAGTAGAGGAAATAAAGTAATATGAAAAACACCCTGCTTGAACTCGACGGTGTGAAAAGGTCAAGAATAACACTTTAAAGTCATCTtgccggctgggcatggtggctcatgcctgtaatcccagcactttgggaggccaaagcgggcagattgcctgaggtcaggagttcaagaccagcctggccaacatagtgaaaccccttctcttctcaaaatacaaaatttggccgggtgtagtggtgcatgcctgtagtcccaactacttgggaggctgaggcaggataattgcttgaacccgggaggcagaagttgcagtaagccgagattgcaccactgcactccagcctagcagacaaaatgagacttcatctcaaaataaataaataaaaatataaataaagtcacCTTGCCACCCACCCCCTACcgttgagccaccatgccaagccccAAAGCCTCTTACTTGCTCTAACAAAATGAGTGGAGAAAAGATTATATTCTTAAGAAATTCCTATGAAAGCTATCCtaaagccttttctttcttttttcttcatattttttaataaaggcagggtctcattatgttgcccaggctggtctggaactcctggcctcaagtgatcctcccaccttggcctccccaaagtgctgggattacaggtgtgagccactgtgccgagccCCAAAGCCTTTTCTTGGAGGATCTCTCCCAAACTCACAAGCCTCATGAAAAATTAATCCTCAATTCCACAAGACTGCCCACACACAGAccaaatatctatatatatattcctaaagTCAGACCAGAAATTTAACAACTGCATTTGAAACCCAAAGCCTCAAGTTCTTTCAACCCACACGTACTAAATTGTTGGGGGTCTCCCAGGAGCTCTGTACCgaggcagacacagaaagacacaaAACGGTCGTCTTTCCTGCCCAAGTGAAGCTTACAGACTAACTGGGGAGATGTAGTGTGCATACAAAACAGTAAAAGAGGTGTCTCGAGGGCAGAGAACATAGAGCCAAGTCATCTGGAATGGTCTACATGCCATGCGGAAGTCCACAGAAGGGTTAGAACAGGGTGTCCTCTCTTCCAAGGgaaggttggtgcaaaagtgggGTTCCTGACCCTCCCAGCCTACACCATCTTCTTTAGAAGAGAACTGCCAGGTGACGCCCTCGCTGCTGCTGCCTGGCTACTAAACATCTACTTCGGTTCACTTCACAGATGTTCAGCAGACATCGGTCACATGCCAGGTCCCCCTGTAAGCATTCAACGATGGGTAATATACACAGCGGCACAGCCCTGAGGAACTCTACCTTGGTAAAGGGAAAGAAATCCATGAATGCATACCTCTGGATACCTCTGTGTCCTAAGCGTTTGTAATAACGCTGTGTATGAACAGCATAGAGGAGAGGGCTTTTCCCTCTACCTGAGGAAAACCAGAAAGGCTCCTACCATGTGAGCTGGCTCTTAAGGGATAAATCAGGTTTTGCCAGgtggacaaaagaaaaaaagacgcCATCTGGACGGGAAACAGCATGAGTACAAAGGTAGGAAGGTGTGGAGTCTACTCTGTGGGGCTTGTGTGtctgaaaaagaagagagggTCATGTTCCGGGCATGGAGTTATGTAGCTACAAGCCCTCAGCAGGGGATATACCCCCGTCCTCCAAAACACAGGAGGGTTCCTGAacttccctgcctctctctccctgtccATGAAAAGGGCAACAACAGGGTTGGCTGGCCAGACTTCTGTCCATACCACCTGCCACCTCCGATTCATCAATACGCCGTGTGCCTCTCCTAATGAGAGATTAGGATTAGGACGCCTCCCCCACCTCCTGCTTCCTTTGCCAGGCTCTCGGGGAGCTGGGCTGCCTGGAACAACAGTCTGCCGAGTTAGCCGTTTCCCCCCCAGGTCGCATGTATACATCCATGGACAGCCCCTTACATTCATGAGAACAAGAGCGTGTGACCTGCGAACTTGGGAAAGCAAGAGGAGAAGCTGGGAGAGGGTCTAGGATGTGAGCCTGTGTCTGGATGTGACTCCTGCTCCCTGCCGGGAGTGGGGGGAGCAGGTGTGTATGTATTGGGAAGGAACGATGGTGGGGATGCGGCAACCAGGCAGGGATGGCAGGACCGTGTGTGTCACTgggaaagcagggagggagggtgggagcgGGCGGTAGGGAGAGTGAATGAACACTCGTATTTGCATTTCTCCTAGGAATAAAtgtgtggggtgggaggggggaaATCGCCTAGGCTGGCTGTGGGGGCGGAGGGCCTCTGGCTGCAAAGCCCAGGCTatggagagaagagggaggcaTACAGCCCACCAAATGTgccatctgcctcctgggtgcccTCCAGGATCCAGGACTATCTTTCGCTCCACCCAGCAGAGCCTCTGATGGTGTCTCTCCCCAGGTGGGGGGCTGCCAGGGGTACAGAAACATGCTCTTCTCTGGTGACCAGGCTCTTGGGCTGAGGGAAGCCCCCTCTCACACCAGCTGGTGCCCAGGAACACAGCAAGCCAAATGCTGCCCTCATGGGCCAGGCTATTAGATCTGCCTCTTCACCTGGTGTGCCAGGGCAGAGATGAGTTCTGCCAAGCCATCTGCTCTGAGGGCCTGGAAACATATGGACTCAGGATTCCTGGGGAAGAAGGTGGAAATAGGGAGGGTCATATGAACTAAAGAAAACTCTCTAACCCCACAGTCAAAAAATCTAGGCATTGGCCCTGGCTCTGTGTGACCTAGGGCAAGCCATGTCACCTCCTtgggcctcactttcctcatcgaTACCACAAGGATTTGGACGAGATCTTTATGGGAGCTCACAGCTGGAATTCAGTATCTGGTTGGTGGAAAGGAGTAGGGAACAAGGAGAGTCACTGAGAAACTTGGGTGGACGCCGGGGCACAGGCTGGCAGAAGCTGGAGGAAGATTCTTTAACCACCCCACATCTGCCTTCATCAAGGACTTGCTTGGCAGCCTGCTAGAGGCACCAAGGAAAGGGGAGTGCTTCCAGATAATTGCCgttggccctctgtatctgtggattccacatccatggattcaaccaactgcagattgaaaatattcagaaaaaaattcacaacGTTCTGAAAAGGAAAACTTGAATTTACTGTGTGCCAGTACTGTGTGGAATCCATGTGAATGGAGTGAGGTGTAAGCCTTGTGTTTGGTGCTAtaggtaatctagagatgatttaaagtacacaggAGGATGTGCGTAGGTTATATGCAGAttcaccattttatataaaagacCTCAGCATTTGTGGATTTGGTATCCACGGGATGTGcagaaccaatcccccatggttCCTGAGGGACTACTGTACCTCTCTGAGGGTTGGGGAGAGGATACTTCCCAGGCCCCCGAGGACCCTACACAATGTCTTCTGGTGTTTATGATCCTTTCTAGGGCCCATCTCCCAATTTCCatttagtttcttcctagcaGATTTAGAGAATTTCCCGTATCCTCATGATCATCATCTGTGAACTTGAAGTTGGCATTCAAATCCTATCACATCCCCCATACACCTTCTCTTTGAACCACCTAGGCCTGCAGCTCCTGCCTCTGGTGATTTTCTTCAATTGTGGTCTCTGTGCTGGCACTCTAGATGGGGGTGAAGTGCCTCAGTTCCACCTCGTTTTATCTTTGGATTCTGGCTATGAAGTGAAGCCTCATCACTCTCTGGCTGGAGAAGGAAGCTGGAAAGACAAGCTCTGTCTCTCCACATCCCCCCACTCCAGCCTTCTCTGAGGGCTCAGAATATGAGGGATGCGGACCCTTCCTTGCAGGGGATGGCACTGCCTGTTCCTCAAAGATGTGGCCTTATCAGGAGGGTGGgcgaggaaaagaaagaaggagctgACAGAGTAAGAGGAGAGACAGAGCAGGAGCTGGAGGTGGGGGGCGAAGCAGAAGGCAGGGAGAGAATTCCCTTTTGTCAAGCACAGGAATGGGGCAGGGGACCCCCTGAGGAAAGAGGAGGGGAAACAGCTGGACATCAGAAGGAATGAGAAGTCTGATTGGTCACAGGCCTGGCCAACTCCTTGCCCTCCCCTGGGCACCACTGTCTAACCCAAGCCCCAGTTCAGACTGCCTCCACCAGAGTCCCCACCTTTCTGGAAGCTGCAGGGCTCTCCACCCAGGATCCAGAAGCATTGAAGGGGTAAGGTTCAAGGTTTAAGGCCTTTGGCCCATCGGTATGCAAATGAGGGCAAAGTGTTTGGCTGGGGCAGGGGATTGGGCAGGGAAAATGAAGAGAGTTTAGGCCTCTGGCCGAAGAAGTTGGACAAGACTTCTGAGTGGGCACTAAACtgtcttagaaatttttttttaagattatgtaATTCGTTTCGGGTGAGGCATGGGAGGTAAGGTGAGGAAACACCTCTTGCTACTGCTGGGGGCTTGCCTCCTTGCCCAGCTGAAATTAAGAAAGGCGGCGaggttaactgggcatggtgacacatgcctgtagtcccagctactcaggaggctgaggcaggaggactgcctgagcccaggatgttagggctacagtgagctgtgatcatgctgtaacactccagcctgggcaacacagtgacaccttgtcttaaaaatagaaaataaaattaaaattaaaagataaaaaataaacattttaaagaaagaaagggggagaGCCTACTAGAAACCTATGCAGCTAGCTTTGGGGAGGGCTGTGTTAAGCCTACACTGGGGATGACTGTGGTATACACTTATGCCTGGATACAACACCACACCACATGCATTTCCTGACCCGTCTATACATATACGAATTACATGAACATGTGTACTCACATGCATATCACACACATACTCAGGtgtctgtgcacacacacaaatgcacacagcTAAGGAACTTTCCAGATGCATACACACTAACGCAATCACACACaaagatctctttttttttttctttctttctttttttaagctggagtcttgctctgttgcccaggctggagtacagtggcaccatcttggctcactgcaacctctgtctcccgagttcaagcaattcttctgcctcagcctccctagtcgctgggattacaggcgcccaccaccacacctggctcatttttgtatttgtagtagagatggggtttcaccatgttgaccagactggtctcaaactcccaacctcaggtgatccacccacctgagccttccaaaatgctgggattacaggcatgagccaccacacccagccagaactgTTGTACCTGTAATAATCTGTTTCTAAAAAACTGCATTTACAAGTATATTTCATAAACTAACATTCTTTTTTACATTGTAGGTTGCATGTCCAACATACAATGTAAAAAAGAATGTAATGTATTGTAAGTTTATGTCTCCTAAAGAGACTAGATGCTCCTAAAAGGGCTGTGCCTTATTCATTCTGTACCCACAGAGACAAGTCCTGTGCCTGGAACTCAATAGACAcccataaatgtttgttgagcaaATGCAAGAAAAGATGATCTTTATAAAAACCCATAAGAttcaactgggtgtggtggctcacgcctgtaatcccagcactttgggaggctagggcaggtggatcacctgagaccagcctgaccaacatggtgaaaccccttctttactaaaaattcaagaattagccgggcgtgctgggtgcctgtgatctcagctactcaggaggctgaggaaggagattcacttgaacctggaaggcggaggttgcagtgagccaagatagcgccactgcactccagcctgggcaacaagaacgaaactccgcctcaagaaaacaaacaaacaaaaagaccccATAAGATTCTTTGATGTTGGCATTCTCTGAATCGAACTTAGTGACTAGCAGTCATGTTCTGAGCATGGGGTTAAGAGAGGACATCTGTGTGCATGTACCAGTGTGTGCCTGGTTTGTAGACAAGGGGACTCTTGTGAATGTGTCTGTGTTGAGATGTGTCTGCACATGCCTCTGTGAGTGAATATCAGTGTTTGGGTGAGAGTGTAAAAACATTCAAGTGGGGCAGTGGTGGGTGGGGATTGCTAGGAGATACCCCCCAAGACATAGTCCCAGCTGGTAGGGAGTTTGTGCATGTGATGAGGGCACTGAGTCTGCAAGTGTGGGAGTGGGAAGTGGGGTAAATCTTCTAGCCGTTCCCACAACCCTCTGGAGAGCCTGCCCCTCAGATCGCTGCCCTTCCTCCTGCCCACTTGCCAGGACCTGCCGCTGAAGGGATTCTCATTCCCATCCAACTCCCCATGAGGCTCCTGGCTTTCCTGAGTCTGCTGGCCTTGGTGCTGCAGGAGTCAGGGACAGCTTCTCTCccaaggaaggagaggaagaggagagaggagcaGATGCCTAGGGAAGGCGATTCCTTTGAAGTTCTGCCTCTGGGGAACGACGTCCTGAACCCAGACAACTATGGTGACGTCATTGACCTGAGCAACTATGAGGAGCTCACAGACTATGGGGACCAGCTCCCCGAGGTGAGGGACACAGGAGACCGACTGCATTCCCTGCATGACACTGGGAGTCAGAGGCCCGAGCCCTCCCACCTGCCCCATAGTATGGGTGTCTCAAGCCTCCACCTCTTTCTCTATGAGGTGGAAATTCTTATCCCTCCATAGGGATTTGTCACTTAGATGATACTAAGAAAGAGGACACAAACCTGGGACTCCTCCTTCTTCAGAAGTCATACATCCCTCCCTCTGCCGTCAAGTAGGACCCAAACCCATGTCTCACTTGGGGAGGGGTTCGAACGTCCTCATCATATTCTCTGGGAAATAAAAGTGCCACATCCCCCGTCTCTTTTCTGAAACTGTCCTCCAGTCTGAAGTTCTTTCCTAGGCCCTCTTGGCCTTCACTGCAGCAGCGTGGGATGCAAGCCCAGAAGCCCCCACTCGATTGCTGCATGAGCCTGGTCGGTGTGGAGCAGGGGAAGAGCGCCAGCCTGGGAAATTGGGAGAGCAGGTTCTATCTCTGCCTTGACCACCTGCTGGCTCTTTGATCCTCATCCCTCTCctctccgggcctcagtttcttcatccagaGGATGGACATGCTGGACCTGATGCTCTCTCAGGTCCCCTTTTCACACAGTCTTtctgctatcccttccccctccttctCCACAATGACTGTTTGCCGGTTTGAAATCCATCACTGAGGTTTCCAGGGTCCAAAGTTAAGTCCCTTTCAGGCAAAAGCTGGGTTACTGTGTACTCTGTGCTACATCTCCAGGTTAAGGTGACTAGCTTCGCTCCCGCAACCAGGATCAGTCCCGCCAAGAGCACTACAGCTCCAAGGACACCCTCATCAAAACCCACGATGACCAGACCTACTACAGCGAGGCTGCTACTGAGTTCCCAGCCCAACCATGGTAAGTGCACAGTCACATGGTCACAATATCCCCAGGTCATAGGCCAAGCAGCTATGACCCAGCACCAGGGGTACCAAAGTGGAACGTGGTCAGTGTTGGGACGTGGAGGGTCAGGGCTACCCTTACcagcagagagaggaggggaaataGCCACAGtaagaacaggaaaaaagaaatcaaagacaggCACTGGCTGTCCCTAGTATTTTGCCTGAATGTACAAGTTGAGTAAGAAGCAAAGAATGCAAGAACTCCCTTATGCCCTAGCAAAGCCACCCTGCCTTAATTAATAGCATGACAGGGGAAGCAGGTTGAGTGGTGATTAGATTAGAGACAATTAAAAACCTGTAGAGAAGAATAAGTAACTTTGTGGCTACCACTTGGCGTGGGAGCAAATGAAGTAGTCACACTGCTTTTCAGCTTCAAAGTCCCTCTTCAGCAGCTCTCTTTCCTTTCCCGATGCCctcctggaggctggagctggcaTGCCTGGCAGTGAGGCCTCGGCACTCTGCTGGCAGTCAGAAGTGGGCAGAGGAAGGGTGAAGTTCATTCTGGACCTGCTTGCCCCCAGCTTCCCTGTTCTCTTCTTGGGATGTTTGCCTTGGGTGGACCAGGGGTATTGGGGCATCGGTAGGAAAACCATTCAGTCAGGAATCCATGACCTCTCAGAGCTACAGTCTCAGGCTTAAAGAGGCCGTAAAGGGCCTCAGCTGAACCCATTCGCAGCCTCAGGATAAGAAAGATGCTGGGGCCCCTGTGCTCCACCCACTCCTCCTGGTCACTGCGGGCAGAGAAGAGCTCGTTAATCTTGGGGCTGTGTCACTGCTACCAGAGTTCTTCCTTGAGTTGAGCTAAACTGGTCTCTCAGTAATTTCTGTGCCTTGTGACAGCAGGTGACAGAAACCACCTGTGCTATTCAGTTGTATGATCCAGTAAAGTCTCCCCAACTACTTGGGGTGGGTGACCTGGCCTAACCTCATGACCCCTGGGTACAAAGACAGGGTTATGGACAGAACAGAACAGGAGAGGGCTACTTCCCAAAGAAAAATCGGCATGCTGATGCCATAAGAAGGGGAAGTGGATGCTGAGTGGGCATTGTGCTCTCCACCTTGGTTCTATTGTGCTTCTTGGAGCCACACAGAACATATCTAATTTCTCGTCCCTGAGGCAGATGGCAGAGCCAGCAACCACTGGCCATCCCACTTAATTCTGGCTTTACTTTTTGGGACCAAAGAGGAATCCTATGGAAAAGAGACCAAGGGATGTCCTAGAAATACCCACATAGGCCCAGGAAAATGTACACAGAACCAGGGTCTGCTGAAAGTATAAATGGGCTTAGACTGGGTAGTAACTGAGGATGGACCTGCCTCTCTGGGGTCAAGGACAGAGTGACAGGCTGGGAGCAGCCCACAGCACTGAGTACATGGTGCCTGTCAATTCTGGGCAGCAACCCATAGGCTATCAAAAAGGCACAGATGGCCATGGTTCAGACACTCCCTGCAGCAAGGGCCATTGGCCCCAGAGGCTGAAGAGATCTtcctttgttttgtctttcacCTGGGCCAGGTCTGCCCACCTGCCTGGTCTGCGTGTGTCTTGGTTCCTCTGTGTATTGCGATGACATTGACCTAGAGGACATTCCTCCTCTTCCCCGGAGGACTGCCTACCTGTATGCCCGCTTCAACCGCATCAGCCGTATCAGGGCCGAAGACTTCGAAGGGCTGAGTATGTAATGCCCTGGGAAAAGATGAGTAGGGGCAGGCATAGGAAGCCACCCTGCCACTAGAACAGTCACCAACACTGAGTTAACTCTTTCCTGTTGGCTCTCATTCCATCCAGCTGTCAAAGGGTCATAGCCCGAAGTCTCTAGAAGCCCCTTCCTTGAAGTGTTTAGATGGTGGAAGGgacctatttttatttgttctccaAAAAGGTCTGGGAAGCTGGGAGGGGAAGGTATGATCTGCCAACATCTTCAGGATGTCCCAGCAATGACAGCTGTGTGATCAGCTGGCCTCTGGGCAGGACTGTCTTAAATCTACTCTCCATGGCACTGATGCTGTTTACAAGGTTGTTTGTGTGCTTTTTGCTTCTTTATGCCCTATGCCCTGCTTGAGACAGGAGACCTGGGCTCTGATCCCGATTCTACCACTAATTACCCAgaacctttctgggcctcagcgCCCTTTTGTGTAGACTCACAAGTGGAGGCAAGGTGGATCCAGGGATTCCTGGGCCTGTTGGTTCTCGCTCTCAAGAGACTTCTAAAGGACCCAAGGTGGGTGGCCACCACACAGGACAGGATTCCAGGGAGGGGCACTGAGGCATCCCAGGGCTTTTCCAAGGAGTCCTGGTTTATGTTATTTCCTCTGGTTTGGGTTAGTGCAGGTGGGGAGCTGGTTAGAATCCCCTCATCTTGAGAGGGATGGAGCAAGGTGTGGAGACAGCTCCATTCTGGGCAAGGAAAGACTGTGTTCTGGTTCATCTCTTTGTTCTCCCCCAACCTCTCTCAGCAAAGTTGAAGAGGATTGACCTCTCCAGCAACCTCATTTCCTCCATCGATCATGATGCCTTCCGCCTGCTACATGCCCTCCAGGACCTCATCCTCCCAGAGAACCAGCTGGAAGCTCTGCCCGTGCTGCCCAGTGGCATTGAGATCCTGGATGTCCGCCAAAATCGGCTCCGGAGTTCCGGGATACAACCTGTGGCCTTCAGGGTGAGTCGAGGCCTTAGGTCCACTATCTATCACCTACCTCCAccacccacctccacccaccaccacccacctccacctctaccaCCCACCACCCAtcaccacccacctccacctaccaccacccacctccacctctaccacccacctccacctctactacccaccacccaccaccacccacctccacctctaccaCTCACCTCCACCTCTACCACCCACCACCCACTACCACCCACTTtcacccaccaccacccacctccacccaccaccacccaccaccacccacctccacctctgccacccaccACTACCCACCACCACCCACCTCTACCTCtaccacccacctccacctctaccacccacctccacctctaccaccccccacccaccaccacccacctccacctctaccacccacctccacctccaccacccacctccaccaccaccacccacctccATCCCCACCACCCACCTCTACCGTCACCACCCACCTCTACCGTCACCACCCACCTCCATCCCCACCAACCACATCCACCGCCACCACCCACTTCCACCTCCTCCCCTGCCCGCAccacccacctccaccacccACCTTCACCCCTATTACCACCACCATCCACCTCCACCACCCACCTGCACTCGCACTACAcacttccaccaccaccacctactgttttcatccttttaaatttgctatttattgtttctttcagtTGCAAGAAACTGATTCTGACCCAAGAAAAGGCAATCCCAAGAACCGCCATGAATGGAAACAGCACTATTAGGCCTAATGGGCCTGTTACTGGCTGAGTATCCCTAACCTGAAATCCAGAATCCAAAATACtcc
The genomic region above belongs to Piliocolobus tephrosceles isolate RC106 chromosome 1, ASM277652v3, whole genome shotgun sequence and contains:
- the OPTC gene encoding opticin, with product MRLLAFLSLLALVLQESGTASLPRKERKRREEQMPREGDSFEVLPLGNDVLNPDNYGDVIDLSNYEELTDYGDQLPEVKVTSFAPATRISPAKSTTAPRTPSSKPTMTRPTTARLLLSSQPNHGLPTCLVCVCLGSSVYCDDIDLEDIPPLPRRTAYLYARFNRISRIRAEDFEGLTKLKRIDLSSNLISSIDHDAFRLLHALQDLILPENQLEALPVLPSGIEILDVRQNRLRSSGIQPVAFRAMEKLQFLYLSDNLLDSIPGPLPLSLRSVHLQNNLIETMQRDVFCDPEEHKHTRRQLEDIRLDGNPINLSLFPSAYFCLPRLPIGRFT